Proteins co-encoded in one Arthrobacter sp. ERGS1:01 genomic window:
- a CDS encoding type II secretion system F family protein, whose translation MSVLPLIFIAIIVLPIGYLVWSFVSVDSKSLLIIRNNLGRTNAPGQSAPAFSDRSWLAIAHRITPAAYVAKLDKLLARAGRPASIPLPRLLMAKPLLAMAAAAVGLLFIAIRPGASMVFLAIFLTALCYFIPDLLIYSKGQERQQSIQLELPDTLDQMLIAVEAGLGFESAMARAALNGKGPMAEELTRTLQDMQMGRPRRESYQALADRTTVPELKSFVRAVVQADIYGISIAKVLRTQAKQLRVGRRQRAEEKAMKLPVLVLFPLLFFIFPTLFIVIMGPAVINIIAIFSPGGVMSR comes from the coding sequence ATGTCTGTGCTTCCCCTGATCTTCATAGCGATCATCGTTTTGCCGATTGGTTATCTCGTCTGGTCATTTGTAAGTGTCGACTCCAAGTCGCTACTTATTATCCGAAACAACCTTGGGCGGACAAACGCTCCAGGGCAGTCAGCTCCCGCCTTCAGCGACCGTAGCTGGCTGGCAATTGCACACCGGATCACTCCGGCTGCCTACGTTGCCAAGCTGGACAAACTCCTGGCCCGGGCTGGTAGACCGGCAAGCATTCCGCTTCCACGCCTTCTCATGGCCAAGCCGTTGCTAGCGATGGCGGCAGCGGCTGTCGGGTTACTGTTCATTGCCATTAGGCCGGGAGCCTCTATGGTCTTCTTGGCGATATTCCTCACCGCGCTCTGCTACTTCATTCCAGACTTGCTGATTTACAGCAAGGGTCAGGAACGGCAACAGTCCATTCAACTTGAGCTGCCTGACACTCTGGACCAAATGCTGATCGCTGTCGAGGCTGGTTTGGGATTCGAAAGCGCCATGGCCAGGGCGGCATTGAACGGCAAGGGACCGATGGCAGAGGAACTGACACGCACCCTTCAGGATATGCAGATGGGCCGTCCACGCCGTGAGTCTTATCAGGCGCTTGCCGACCGAACAACTGTTCCTGAGCTTAAGAGTTTTGTACGTGCCGTGGTCCAAGCAGACATTTACGGGATCAGCATCGCCAAGGTGCTACGAACGCAGGCCAAGCAGTTGCGGGTTGGGCGGCGTCAAAGGGCCGAAGAAAAGGCCATGAAATTGCCTGTCCTCGTATTGTTCCCCCTGCTGTTCTTCATTTTCCCGACGCTTTTCATCGTCATCATGGGACCAGCAGTCATCAACATTATTGCCATCTTCTCACCTGGCGGTGTGATGAGCCGTTAG
- a CDS encoding type II secretion system F family protein — protein MPVIVPIIGFVLCGAAIWVLLFVVVRPWRSAIPQERRRPFGDSNKSALSSITDSTVAALDKSIGGGPYSPKRLEEAGLRIPPSNFLIIMIAATGVMALLGLVLAGVGLAVILAIVTPVLGWLALALLADRRRAKFDKQLSDNLLLLTGGLRAGHSVLAAIDAAAKEAAVPSSEEFARVVNEVRIGRDLEAALADTAIRMKSDDFSWITQAVQINREVGGDLAEVLDHVGETIRERGEIKAQVKSLSAEGRLSAIILVALPFGMVLMLMLVNPQYLSALTSHLVGWVMLGMGVVMMIIGSLWLRKIVQIKF, from the coding sequence ATGCCGGTCATTGTGCCGATAATCGGCTTTGTACTCTGTGGTGCGGCAATTTGGGTCCTGCTATTTGTTGTTGTCAGGCCGTGGCGCTCAGCCATTCCGCAGGAACGGCGACGTCCATTCGGGGATTCGAACAAGTCCGCTCTGTCTTCCATCACGGATTCCACGGTAGCGGCCCTGGACAAATCAATTGGCGGCGGTCCGTACAGCCCTAAGCGGCTCGAAGAAGCGGGCCTGCGGATTCCGCCGTCAAACTTCCTCATAATTATGATCGCAGCCACCGGCGTAATGGCACTTCTCGGTCTTGTCCTGGCTGGGGTCGGGCTCGCCGTTATCCTCGCGATAGTGACTCCTGTGCTCGGTTGGCTGGCATTGGCTTTGCTTGCGGACCGCAGACGGGCCAAGTTTGATAAGCAACTTAGCGACAATCTCTTACTGCTCACAGGCGGATTGCGTGCCGGCCACAGTGTACTGGCCGCCATTGACGCCGCGGCAAAGGAAGCCGCTGTGCCATCGTCTGAGGAATTCGCCCGAGTGGTCAACGAGGTCAGGATCGGCCGCGATTTGGAAGCAGCCCTTGCCGACACGGCCATCCGCATGAAGAGCGACGACTTCTCCTGGATCACCCAGGCTGTGCAGATCAATCGTGAGGTAGGCGGGGACCTCGCTGAGGTGCTCGATCACGTCGGCGAGACAATTCGTGAACGTGGGGAAATCAAAGCCCAGGTGAAGTCGCTGAGTGCTGAGGGGCGACTTTCCGCCATCATCCTGGTAGCCCTCCCTTTCGGCATGGTCCTAATGCTGATGTTGGTCAACCCGCAATATTTGAGTGCCCTGACAAGCCACTTGGTCGGCTGGGTGATGCTCGGTATGGGAGTCGTGATGATGATTATCGGCAGCCTGTGGTTGCGCAAAATTGTCCAGATCAAGTTCTGA
- a CDS encoding Ig-like domain-containing protein: MPELDSTKKPRRGWKIAVISVVAAVIAVGGVGAATATTWKPAADALVGSSLATPTAAPTTEAPALPVSMTLAPKTGATLVNPADQVVAEVKNGTIFNAVLKETATGESTDGELFVSGSKWIASKPLKFNTDYTLDVTAVDDNGKQSNQVSTFTTVSEANEADMWMYPANDSTVGVAQPLEFHFSEPVTNKTAVEKAIKISSATGQKGAFHWYSDTMVRYRAAEHWPANTKLKVDINLFGVDYGNGQIGNFNKTNTINIGDKVVMEADATAHIVHIYVNDKLTKTFLASMGDERFPSAAGYLVLTADKQRFATFDASTIGLKPGDPAYYGKLDVEYATRLANSGIFIHLAAPVAIPYLGKVNLSHGCIGLDREGASWVFNNMKPGDLVHTVGTPDPTNTIAPTDGFGDWNIPFAEYAHR; this comes from the coding sequence ATGCCTGAGTTGGATTCAACCAAGAAGCCTCGCCGGGGCTGGAAGATTGCCGTCATTTCCGTCGTTGCGGCAGTCATTGCCGTTGGCGGCGTTGGTGCGGCGACTGCCACCACCTGGAAGCCGGCCGCGGATGCGCTCGTCGGCTCCTCCTTGGCCACGCCGACGGCGGCTCCCACCACCGAGGCTCCCGCGCTGCCCGTTTCGATGACCCTGGCACCGAAGACCGGGGCCACTTTGGTGAACCCCGCGGACCAGGTGGTGGCCGAAGTCAAGAACGGCACCATCTTCAACGCAGTGCTCAAGGAAACCGCAACGGGCGAGAGCACTGACGGTGAACTCTTCGTCAGCGGCAGCAAATGGATCGCTTCCAAGCCGCTGAAATTCAACACGGACTATACGCTGGACGTCACCGCTGTCGATGACAACGGCAAGCAAAGCAACCAGGTCAGCACCTTCACCACGGTGTCGGAAGCCAACGAAGCCGACATGTGGATGTACCCGGCCAACGACTCCACCGTGGGTGTGGCCCAGCCTCTGGAATTCCACTTCAGTGAGCCGGTGACCAACAAGACCGCCGTCGAAAAGGCCATCAAGATCAGCTCCGCCACCGGCCAGAAGGGTGCCTTCCACTGGTACTCGGACACCATGGTCCGTTACCGCGCCGCAGAGCACTGGCCGGCCAACACCAAGCTCAAGGTAGACATCAACCTGTTTGGCGTCGACTATGGCAACGGCCAGATCGGCAATTTCAACAAGACCAACACCATCAACATTGGTGACAAGGTGGTCATGGAGGCCGACGCGACCGCCCACATCGTCCACATTTACGTGAACGACAAACTCACCAAGACGTTCCTTGCCTCCATGGGTGACGAGCGCTTCCCCTCCGCTGCCGGTTACCTGGTGCTCACGGCCGACAAGCAGCGCTTCGCAACCTTCGACGCCTCCACCATTGGCTTGAAGCCCGGGGATCCTGCCTACTACGGCAAGCTCGACGTCGAATACGCCACGCGCCTGGCCAACAGCGGCATCTTCATCCACCTGGCAGCCCCCGTCGCGATCCCGTACCTGGGCAAGGTCAACCTCTCCCACGGCTGCATCGGCCTGGACCGAGAGGGCGCCTCCTGGGTGTTCAACAACATGAAGCCCGGCGACCTCGTCCACACAGTTGGCACGCCGGACCCAACCAACACGATTGCCCCCACCGACGGATTTGGCGACTGGAACATCCCGTTCGCCGAGTACGCGCACCGGTAG
- a CDS encoding prepilin peptidase, which yields MITHLAGLWVDAPLAFWLALLAGLYFVVMAVWLAVIDIKHQLLPNRIVFPSAAIAGVLLILAALVAGDIGAAVRTVLGGAVLWAIYVVLRLVYPAGMGYGDVKLAFVLGLYLGYISWSALLWGTFLAFLLGAMWGIVLLISRKGTGKTQIPFGPFMLAGAFILLAIN from the coding sequence ATGATCACGCATCTTGCCGGCCTGTGGGTTGACGCTCCGCTGGCCTTTTGGCTCGCACTCCTTGCCGGGCTGTACTTCGTGGTGATGGCGGTTTGGCTGGCCGTCATCGACATCAAGCACCAGCTGCTGCCAAACCGGATTGTGTTCCCATCGGCGGCGATTGCCGGCGTGCTTCTGATCCTGGCCGCGCTGGTGGCGGGCGACATCGGCGCAGCCGTTCGCACTGTACTTGGGGGAGCGGTGCTTTGGGCCATTTACGTGGTGCTGCGGCTCGTTTACCCGGCCGGCATGGGTTATGGGGACGTAAAGCTCGCCTTTGTGCTGGGCCTGTACCTGGGCTACATCAGTTGGTCGGCGCTCCTTTGGGGCACATTCCTTGCATTTCTGCTTGGCGCAATGTGGGGGATCGTCCTATTGATTTCACGCAAAGGCACCGGCAAGACACAAATCCCGTTTGGGCCTTTTATGCTTGCCGGTGCGTTTATTTTGTTGGCAATTAATTAG
- a CDS encoding CpaF family protein: MNLSDRLNVARGLSPNHETPRPSILGIPGSQVLGSSDSPAAGSAGTALAGLKQRAGEALFERMGARLTDPNLSEEDLRNSAREELSQVIDEEQVPLTPEERRRLIREIGDDVLGYGPLQRFLDDDTVTEIMVNRPDQIYIERGGQLSLTDSRFATETHLRRVIERIVSKVGRRIDESSPMVDARLEDGSRVNAIIPPLAVSGPSLTIRKFSRVPLTVQNLADFGTLTPDMAVLLDACVRARLNILVTGGTGTGKTTLLNVLSSFLPAEDRIVTIEDAVELQLQQRHVVRLESRPSNIEGRGEVSIRDLLRNSLRMRPDRIVVGEVRGGEALDMLQAMNTGHDGSLSTVHANSPRDAISRLETLVLMAGMDLPLRAVREQIASAVNLIVHLTRLRDGTRRVTHITEVQGMEGDIVTLQDAFVFDYSAGVDATGRFLGKPIPTGVRPRFVDHFAEVGIQVPANIFGTRTQPTGRR; this comes from the coding sequence GTGAACCTCTCTGATCGGCTCAACGTGGCGAGGGGGCTGTCCCCGAACCACGAGACTCCCAGGCCTTCGATCTTGGGAATTCCAGGAAGTCAGGTCCTCGGATCCTCGGACTCCCCGGCTGCCGGAAGTGCCGGCACTGCGCTCGCTGGCCTTAAGCAACGTGCAGGCGAGGCATTGTTCGAACGAATGGGCGCTCGGCTGACCGACCCCAACCTTTCGGAAGAAGATCTTCGCAATTCCGCACGGGAAGAGCTCAGTCAGGTCATTGATGAAGAGCAGGTCCCGCTGACTCCCGAAGAACGCCGCCGCTTGATTCGGGAAATCGGTGATGATGTACTTGGCTACGGACCACTTCAGCGTTTCCTGGACGACGACACGGTTACTGAAATCATGGTCAATAGGCCTGACCAGATCTACATTGAACGCGGCGGGCAGCTTTCGCTAACTGACTCACGATTTGCCACCGAGACCCACCTCCGTCGAGTGATCGAACGAATTGTTTCCAAGGTCGGGCGCCGAATTGATGAGTCGTCACCCATGGTTGATGCCCGGCTCGAGGATGGTTCTCGCGTTAACGCGATCATTCCGCCACTGGCCGTTAGCGGTCCTTCACTCACTATCCGCAAGTTCAGCCGGGTGCCCTTGACGGTCCAGAATCTGGCTGATTTCGGAACACTAACTCCAGATATGGCCGTGCTACTCGATGCTTGTGTGCGTGCCCGGTTGAACATCCTGGTGACGGGAGGTACGGGTACCGGCAAGACCACCCTGCTAAACGTGCTCTCGAGTTTTTTGCCGGCCGAGGACCGGATCGTCACGATTGAGGATGCCGTGGAGCTTCAGCTTCAGCAACGACATGTTGTGAGGTTGGAAAGTCGTCCGTCCAATATCGAGGGTCGCGGCGAAGTCTCCATCCGCGACCTTCTACGAAACTCATTGCGTATGAGACCTGATCGGATTGTGGTCGGAGAGGTCCGTGGGGGTGAAGCATTGGACATGCTTCAGGCCATGAATACCGGCCACGACGGTTCACTTTCCACCGTCCACGCAAATTCACCGCGCGATGCCATTTCGCGATTGGAAACCTTGGTGCTGATGGCCGGCATGGATCTTCCCTTGCGTGCAGTACGTGAACAGATCGCTTCAGCAGTCAATCTAATTGTCCACCTCACCCGGCTCCGTGACGGAACTAGGCGCGTTACACACATCACCGAGGTTCAAGGGATGGAAGGGGACATTGTCACCCTCCAGGACGCTTTCGTCTTTGACTATTCTGCCGGGGTGGATGCGACAGGCAGGTTCCTGGGCAAGCCAATTCCGACCGGCGTGCGGCCCCGATTTGTGGACCACTTCGCCGAAGTTGGAATCCAAGTACCCGCAAACATATTTGGAACTCGAACCCAACCTACGGGGAGGAGGTAG